A genomic stretch from Treponema sp. J25 includes:
- a CDS encoding metalloregulator ArsR/SmtB family transcription factor, translating to MSINEYNHIGGDKLDLIEIFKAFGDENRIRIFNLLIRQELCVCEIETVLDMTQSNASRHLNKLKTSGIITSEKKSQWVYYRVDNKFIEENNLLYEFIKNKMAENTQLLRDIETLKKYKNSNFTCEQLREDKSQVLKYLREQCNNN from the coding sequence ATGAGTATAAACGAATATAATCATATAGGTGGTGATAAATTGGATTTGATAGAAATATTTAAAGCATTTGGAGATGAAAACAGAATTAGAATATTCAATTTATTAATAAGACAGGAACTCTGTGTATGCGAGATAGAAACAGTGCTCGATATGACTCAGTCTAATGCTTCAAGACATCTAAATAAATTAAAAACTTCAGGTATTATAACCAGTGAAAAGAAATCTCAATGGGTCTATTACAGAGTAGATAACAAGTTTATTGAAGAAAATAACCTACTGTATGAATTTATTAAAAACAAGATGGCTGAAAATACACAATTGTTAAGAGATATAGAGACACTTAAAAAATATAAAAACAGTAACTTTACATGTGAGCAACTACGGGAAGATAAAAGTCAGGTTCTTAAGTATCTTCGAGAGCAGTGCAATAACAATTAA